One Streptosporangium becharense genomic window, GTGGGGCTGCTGCTCGTCAGTGCCCTGATGGTGGTGCCGGTGGCGACGAGCCAGCAGCTCACCCGGGGGTTCAGGAGCACCATGCTGCTCTCCATGGTCTTCGGGATGATCGCCACGGTCGGCGGCCTGACCTCCTCCTTCTACGTGGAGGTGCCTCCGGGTGCGATCATCGTGATCGTCGCCCTGGCGGGGTTCGTCCTCGCCCTCGGGCTCGGTAGATTCGTACGCCGAAGCCGACCTCAGGAGTCCACCAATGAGCAACAGACGTGATGCCGTCCACGCGGTCCTCCAGCAGAGCGAGGGCTTCCGCAGCGCGCAGGACGTCTACGCGGAGATGCGCGCGGAAGGCGCCAAGATCGGACTGACCACCGTCTACCGGGCGCTCCAGGCGCTGGCCGAGACCGGACGGGTCGACACGCTGCGGACCGACGACGGGGAGTCGGTCTACCGGGCGTGCGCCAGCGGTCATCACCACCACCATCTGGTCTGCCGCAAGTGCGGGCGGACGGTGGAGGTGGCCGGGCCGGCGGTGGAGCGCTGGGCCGAGGCGGTCGGCACGGAGCACGGCTTCACCGAGATCACCCACACGGTCGAGGTGTTCGGCACCTGCGCCGGCTGCTCCACCACCGCCGAGCCGTCCGGGTCGCCGGGCGCGGCCGGCGCCGCGGGCTCCGCCTGATCCGGGGCGGGTGCGGGAGGAGTGACCCCCGGCCGACGCGGGCGGAAGGGGCTCCTCCTGCCGCGACGAGCGGCTACGGCATGACCGTAACAGCGAGATTGAGCGGATAAAAGCAAATAAAGGCGACTTGTCATGTTCCGCAAGTGCGGAGATGCGACGATGCGCACGTGTGGAAGAGCCCGACCGGTCCACGGGAGAGATACGCTTCCGACACGGTGATACGCCGTACGCGCCCCCACGCGAGAACTCTTCGACAGGAGTCAACATGCCATTCGGACATGACATGGTGCACTCACTCGCCACTGTGGTCGACCTGATCAACACCTCGCCGTCCACCGGGGGCGAAGACACCCTGACCGACCTGCGACAGCTCGGCGCGTTCGTCGAACGGCACCACGTCAGCGGCGTCGAGGTGCTGGGCGAGACCGACCTGACCCAGATCCGGACCCTGCGCGAGGCGTTCCACAAGGTCTTCACCGCCCCCGACCAGGCCACCGCGGTCATCCGGCTCAACACCCTGCTGAGCAGCACCCGCATCACACCCCGGCTGACCGAGCACGACGGTCACCCCCTGCACGTCCACTACTTCGCCCCGGGCGCCTCGCTCCACGAGCACCTGGCCGCCGACCTCGGGGTCGCCCTCGCCCATCTGCTCGTCGAGGGCGAGTGGGGACGCCTGCGCACCTGTTCGGCCCCCGACTGCGGGCACGTCTTCGTGGACGAGTCGCGCAACCGCTCCCGCGTGTACTGCGACAGCCGCACCTGCGGAAACCGCATGCACGTGGCCGCCTACCGGGCCCGCCGCCGCGCCTGACGGACCGGCGGCGAGGCTCCGACAGTTGAACGGTAGGCCGAGACCGGTCCTGGCCCGCAGTCGTGTCCGAGCCGCCTACGCGCGGGCGGCTGCGCCAGGCGCGGCGTCCGCCGCTGTGGTCGGCACTGTGGTCGGCACTGTGTCCCGGGCGGCGCTCGGCACGGCGTTCGGTACGGCGCCGCCGTACCTGCGGTCGCGCCTGGCGTAGATCTCGCACGCCTCCCACAGGTCGCGGCGGTCGAAGTCGGGCCAGAGCCGGTTGAGGAAGACCATCTCGGCGTAGGCCGTCTGCCAGATCAGGAAGTTGGAGACGCGCTGCTCCCCCGAGGAGCGCACGAACAGGTCGACGTCGGGGATCTGCGGCTCGTCGAGGTAGCGGGCGAAGGTCTCCTCCTTCACCCGGCCGGGCTTGACCCGTCCCTCGGCGATGTCCTGGGCCAGGCGCAGCGCGGCGTCGACGATCTCGGCACGGCCGCCGTAGTTGACGCAGAACTGCAGCGTCAGCGTGGAGTTGCCCTCGGTCATCCGCTCGGCGTCCTGCAGCTCCTGGATGACGCTCTTCCAGAGCCGGCCGGGGCGGCCGGCCCAGCGGACGCGCACCCCCATCGCGTGGAGCTGGTCCCTGCGGCGGCGGATGACGTCGCGGTTGAAGCCCATCAGGAAGCGGACCTCGTCCGGGGAGCGCTTCCAGTTCTCGGTGGAGAAGGCGTAGGCCGACAGGTAGGGGATGCCCAGCTCGATCGCACCCTCGATCACGTCGAACAGCGACGCCTCGCCCGCCTTGTGGCCTTCGGTGCGGGGCAGGCCCCGCTGCTTGGCCCACCGGCCGTTGCCGTCCATCACGATCGCGACGTGCCGGGGCACGAGGCCGCGGGGGATGGGGGGCGGGGTGGCGCCCGAGGGGTGGGGGGCGGGTGGGCGGACGTTCACGTGGCGAGCTCCCTTTCTACGTGTCGGAGAGAGCGTATGCCGTGTTCGAGGTGCCACTGGAGATAGGCGGCCACCAGACCGCTGCACTCGGCGCGGTGCCGGGCCGCGGAGGCGTCCGCGGTGGCCCAGTCGCCCTTCAGCAGCGCCGTCATCAGGGCCAGGGTCTCCCCCTCCGGCACGGCGGCCCCCGCCGGGCGGCAGGCTCCGCAGACCACGCCGCCGGCCACGATGGCGAAGGCCCGCACCGCGGGCGTCCGGCAGCGGGCACAGGTCTCCAGGGCCGGGGCGTATCCGGCGACGGCGAGGGAGCGCAGGAAGAACGCGTCCAGGACGAGCCTGGGCTCGTGTTCCCCCGAGCCCAGCGTGCGCAGGCCGCCGACCAGCAGCAGGAACTGGCGGAGCGCGGGCTCCTTCTCCCCCATGACCAGCCTGTCGGCGGTCTCCAGCATCGCGACGCCCGCCGTGTAGCGCGGGTAGTCGGCCACCAGCGACTCGCCGTAGGGGCGGATGGTCTCGGCCTGGGTGATCACATCGAGGGTGCGGCCGGTGTGGAGCTGGACGTCGACGTGGGTGAACGGTTCGAGGCGTGCGCCGAATCGTGATGTCGTACGCCTGACGCCCTTGGCGACGCCCCGGATCTTGCCCGTGCGCCGGGTCAGGACGGTGACGATCCGATCGGCTTCGCCCAGCTTGTGGGTGCGCAGCACGATGCCGTCGTCCCGGTACAGACTCACCCGCCCAGTCTAGTGGGACGGCCCGCGTGGCATCGGTGGAATCATGATCAAGCGACACGGATGGATCACCGGTGCGTGTTGTTCACCCAAAACTCACTAAACTTTGGCTCCTGGCGAAATCCCGCCCGCGTTCTACCGCCTCACGCCCGTCTCCGCTCGAAAGGGTGCCATGCCCCGCGTGGTCCTGCTGGGCTCATCGCCCAGCCCTGATATCGCTCCCGGCCAGGTGGCGCCGCCCGCCGCGCTGACCCTGCCCGCGCTTCCCGGCTGTCCCACGGTGATCGGCAAGCTGCACGGCCAGATCGCCTCGATCGATCCGTCACCGGTGACGATCGTCCGTTCCGGTGACGCCACGTTCTACCGGGGACTTCCCGGCCAGCTCGTCACGACCTCCGACCTGGCCGGCGATCTGCGCGCCGTGGCGGACGCGATCGAGCACTCCACGGAGAACCTGCTCTTCCTGCCGACGAACTCCCTGATCCACGACGAGCTGATCTACCAGATCACCAAGTCGAAGCGCGGAGCGCTCGCGCTCATCACCAAGGAGCCCCGCGAGGAGGACGAGAACGGCGACACCGTCGTCGCCGACGTCCCGATCGACGAGGCGCTGCCGGAGATCGGCGACCGCCGGCTGGAGGGCCTGCCGGTCCGGGTGCGGGCCCGCAAGTCCCGTGTCATCTCCGTGGGTTCGGCCTTCCACGCCGTGACCCGGCCCAACTCCGTCATCCTCGGCCCGCTGCACCTGCACCACAAGCACGCGGCCACCCTGGCCGACGCCTGCCGCGAACTGGCGGACATGGCCCACCTGCTGGGCCCCGACGACGACCTGGTCCAGCTCCTGGTGCTCTGCCTGGTGCGCCGGGGCGTCTCGGTCGGCGTCCGGGGCCGCCGCGACCTGTTCTTCCGCCGGATCTCCGACCCGGTGCAGGCCGCCGAGGCGGTCGCCGAGATGTCCACGTTCAACGAGGACCGCGCGCGGCTGAACAACGCGGTCAAGGGCGCCGACGGTTTCTTCACGACGTACTTCGTCAGCACCTACTCCCGGTTCATCGCCCGCTGGGCGGCCAGGCGGGGGTTGACGCCCAACCAGGTCACGCTGATCTCGATCGCCCTCGGTGTGGCGGCGGCGCTGTGCTTCGCCACCGGCCAGCGGGCCGGGATGATCGCCGGTGGCGTGCTGATCTACTTCGCGTTCGTGTTCGACTGCGTGGACGGCCAGGTCGCCCGGTACGCCCGCAAGTTCGGTGTGCTCGGCGCCTGGCTGGACGCCACCTTCGACCGTTTCAAGGAGTACGTGGTCTTCGCCGGCCTGGCGGTCGGCGCCGCGGTCTCCGGTGTGGGCGACGTCTGGGTCCTGGCGCTGATCGCGCTCTCCGTGCAGTCCATCAGGCACCTGCTCGACTTCGCCTACGGTGCCGCGAACCGGCGCAAGCCTCCGTCGCCGCTGCCCTCGGTGCCGCTGTCGGTCAGCCCCGACACCGGCCTGCGCCAGGCGCTGGAGGAGCGCAAGATGGCCCGCAACACCGGCGGCATCCGCAGCCTGCTGAAGATGTGGGGCAAGGCCGGCAAGTACCGCACCGTCCACTGGGCCCGCAAGATGATCGTGTTCCCGATCGGTGAGCGTTTCGCCGCGATCGCGATCGTCAGCGCTCTGTTCGACGCCAGGGTCACCTTCCTGGTCCTGATCACCTGGGGCGCCGTCGGCGCCGTCTACTCGCTCACCGGCCGCCTGATGAGGTCCCTCGCATGATCACCCAGCCGCAGACCACCCCGCCCGTCCCGGATCCGTACGAGGAGCGGCTGCGCGTGCAGACCGCGCGCCTGCTGGCCTACCGCGACGACGGCCCGCTGGTGATGGCGCTGCGCGGCAAGCTCGGGCCAGGGCTGCCGCCGGTGCCGGCCGCGCTCGCCGCGCTGCTGGCGATCGTCGCGATCGCGGCGGCCGGGATCCTCACGAACGGGCCGGTCCTGCTCGTCCCGGTGCTGGTCATGGTCGTGCTGGTGCTGCCCACCGCCCCCCGTTCGCACCTGGGCAAGCTCGACTGGCTGGTGCCGCCGCTCATCCGCGGCACCGAGTTCCTCACCATCATCCTGGTCGGCCTGGCCGCCGACGCCCCCCGGTGGCTGCTGTTCGTGTTGCTCTACGTGATCGGTTACCACACCTACGACACGGTCTACCGGACGCGCCAGAGCATCTGGCCGGCTCCCTGGGTGTTCCAGGCGGGCCTGGGCTGGGAGCTCCGGCTGCTGCTGATCGGAGCCGGTGCCGCGCTGGGCGTGCTGACCTGGGTGCTGGCCGCGCTCACCCTCTACCTCGGTGTGCTGTTCGCCGTCGAGAGCGTGACGAGCTGGGTGCGCCTGGACAAGGAGTCGGCGCTCGCCCAGGCCGGCGACGACCTGGAGGCGTCCCCCGAGGAGGCGCAGGAGCAGGCCGTCGGCGAGGACCAGCCCACCTGATCCGGGCCACCCCGACCACCCGGGCCCCGGCGTTCCGGGGCACCCCGCCCGCCCGCGAGCGCTTACCGGCGCTCCGGGGCGGGCACCACAGGGCCGCGACGACCGTCGCGGCCCTTTCCGTGTGTTACAAAGCAGCGTGGAACTGGACCGGCTGGATCGTGACATCATCAAGGCGCTCGTCGAGGACGCCCGCGCGACGTACGCGGAGATCGGGCACCGGGTGGGCCTGTCGGCGTCGGCGGTGAAGCGCCGCGTCGACCGGTTGCGCGAGACGGGGGCGATCACCGGGTTCACCGCCCGGGTGGAACCCGCCGCGCTCGGCTGGACCACCGAGGCGTACGTGGAGTTGTTCTGCGCGGGCAAGACCTCTCCTGCGGAGATCGGCGTGGCCGTCGGCCGCCATCCCGAGGTGGTCTCCGCGTGCACCATCACCGGGGAGGCCGACGCGCTGCTGCACATCCGGGCCACCGACGTGCGGCACGTGGAGCGGGTCATCGAGCGCATCGCCGCCGAGCCGTTCGTGGTGCGCACCAAGAGTTCCATCGTGCTCTCCCGGCTGATCGAGGCGCCGCTGGTGACCTCGCGGCACGAGCCTTTCATCGGCCCGCACAACGAATCCGCGTTCATCCTCTGAAAGACGCAAAAGACCTGCGCAGTCACGCAAGATCAGGCTCTTGGCCTGCGGGAATGCCGTTCCTAGGCTGTGGTGGCCGCCACCGGTACGCCGATGGCGGCCACCTCCACGCCATCATCACGACGTATCTCTGCGGGGTTATCCATGACGAGGCATTACCTGATGTGCCGGCCTGACCACTTCGCGGTCGAGTACGCGATCAACCCCTGGATGGACCCCGAGGCCGGTGCCGACCGCGAGGCGGCGGTCCGGCAGTGGGAGACCCTCAAGCGGACCTACGAGGAGCTGGGGCACCGGGTCAGCCTCATCGACCCGCTGGAGGGCCTGCCCGACATGGTCTTCGCCGCGAACGGCGCGCTGGTCGTCGGCGGCCGGGTGTACGGGGCTCGGTTCACCCATCCGCAGCGCGCCGCCGAGGGACCGGCGTACCTGGAGTGGTTCACCTCCAACGGCTACGACCGGGCCCTGGAGGCCACCTTCACCAACGAGGGCGAGGGCGACTTCCTCACCCTCGACCGCCTGATCCTGGCCGGGACCGGTTTCCGTACCGACGTCACCGCGCACCGGGAGGCCC contains:
- the ddaH gene encoding dimethylargininase, translating into MAATSTPSSRRISAGLSMTRHYLMCRPDHFAVEYAINPWMDPEAGADREAAVRQWETLKRTYEELGHRVSLIDPLEGLPDMVFAANGALVVGGRVYGARFTHPQRAAEGPAYLEWFTSNGYDRALEATFTNEGEGDFLTLDRLILAGTGFRTDVTAHREAQEFLGRAVVTLHLVDPRFYHLDTALFPLNGHNVAYFPGAFSPSSQEVLRNLFPDAVIASEDDAAVLGLNAVSDGRNVVINAEAAGLQLELKRQGFEVIPVDLSELRKAGGGPKCCTLEIRD
- a CDS encoding Fur family transcriptional regulator, translating into MSNRRDAVHAVLQQSEGFRSAQDVYAEMRAEGAKIGLTTVYRALQALAETGRVDTLRTDDGESVYRACASGHHHHHLVCRKCGRTVEVAGPAVERWAEAVGTEHGFTEITHTVEVFGTCAGCSTTAEPSGSPGAAGAAGSA
- a CDS encoding Lrp/AsnC family transcriptional regulator, producing MELDRLDRDIIKALVEDARATYAEIGHRVGLSASAVKRRVDRLRETGAITGFTARVEPAALGWTTEAYVELFCAGKTSPAEIGVAVGRHPEVVSACTITGEADALLHIRATDVRHVERVIERIAAEPFVVRTKSSIVLSRLIEAPLVTSRHEPFIGPHNESAFIL
- a CDS encoding CDP-alcohol phosphatidyltransferase family protein gives rise to the protein MPRVVLLGSSPSPDIAPGQVAPPAALTLPALPGCPTVIGKLHGQIASIDPSPVTIVRSGDATFYRGLPGQLVTTSDLAGDLRAVADAIEHSTENLLFLPTNSLIHDELIYQITKSKRGALALITKEPREEDENGDTVVADVPIDEALPEIGDRRLEGLPVRVRARKSRVISVGSAFHAVTRPNSVILGPLHLHHKHAATLADACRELADMAHLLGPDDDLVQLLVLCLVRRGVSVGVRGRRDLFFRRISDPVQAAEAVAEMSTFNEDRARLNNAVKGADGFFTTYFVSTYSRFIARWAARRGLTPNQVTLISIALGVAAALCFATGQRAGMIAGGVLIYFAFVFDCVDGQVARYARKFGVLGAWLDATFDRFKEYVVFAGLAVGAAVSGVGDVWVLALIALSVQSIRHLLDFAYGAANRRKPPSPLPSVPLSVSPDTGLRQALEERKMARNTGGIRSLLKMWGKAGKYRTVHWARKMIVFPIGERFAAIAIVSALFDARVTFLVLITWGAVGAVYSLTGRLMRSLA
- a CDS encoding CGNR zinc finger domain-containing protein, with translation MPFGHDMVHSLATVVDLINTSPSTGGEDTLTDLRQLGAFVERHHVSGVEVLGETDLTQIRTLREAFHKVFTAPDQATAVIRLNTLLSSTRITPRLTEHDGHPLHVHYFAPGASLHEHLAADLGVALAHLLVEGEWGRLRTCSAPDCGHVFVDESRNRSRVYCDSRTCGNRMHVAAYRARRRA
- the recO gene encoding DNA repair protein RecO; translation: MSLYRDDGIVLRTHKLGEADRIVTVLTRRTGKIRGVAKGVRRTTSRFGARLEPFTHVDVQLHTGRTLDVITQAETIRPYGESLVADYPRYTAGVAMLETADRLVMGEKEPALRQFLLLVGGLRTLGSGEHEPRLVLDAFFLRSLAVAGYAPALETCARCRTPAVRAFAIVAGGVVCGACRPAGAAVPEGETLALMTALLKGDWATADASAARHRAECSGLVAAYLQWHLEHGIRSLRHVERELAT
- a CDS encoding isoprenyl transferase produces the protein MNVRPPAPHPSGATPPPIPRGLVPRHVAIVMDGNGRWAKQRGLPRTEGHKAGEASLFDVIEGAIELGIPYLSAYAFSTENWKRSPDEVRFLMGFNRDVIRRRRDQLHAMGVRVRWAGRPGRLWKSVIQELQDAERMTEGNSTLTLQFCVNYGGRAEIVDAALRLAQDIAEGRVKPGRVKEETFARYLDEPQIPDVDLFVRSSGEQRVSNFLIWQTAYAEMVFLNRLWPDFDRRDLWEACEIYARRDRRYGGAVPNAVPSAARDTVPTTVPTTAADAAPGAAARA
- a CDS encoding DUF5941 domain-containing protein; amino-acid sequence: MITQPQTTPPVPDPYEERLRVQTARLLAYRDDGPLVMALRGKLGPGLPPVPAALAALLAIVAIAAAGILTNGPVLLVPVLVMVVLVLPTAPRSHLGKLDWLVPPLIRGTEFLTIILVGLAADAPRWLLFVLLYVIGYHTYDTVYRTRQSIWPAPWVFQAGLGWELRLLLIGAGAALGVLTWVLAALTLYLGVLFAVESVTSWVRLDKESALAQAGDDLEASPEEAQEQAVGEDQPT